One genomic region from Estrella lausannensis encodes:
- the sctD gene encoding type III secretion system inner membrane ring subunit SctD, with protein sequence MAKLVAEEGNLKGLILSLENGKEWVIGRDPDTCQLLIEDPVASRKHLIVRETDEGIFVENLSSTNPVEINQEEVKEPRLLKHGDTVKIGSGLYRFYMDTEAMVYPESNDISSQGAGLEKQAKPEEEAMTNPSNQSDINPEGALTDSAATSLAGDPKEGEAYNAEEGLKHDTIFDDKSEEEVLAAIDFDIVETGKWLLKVISGPNNGAEFNMQTGKTYIVGTDAQSADIIFHDTSVSRQHAKIRVADDDSLSIEDMGSKNGTLVDGAKLQAKGPLSPNSVVTLGTTSFVIFDREGEMQTIISPLLPSIVKMLQKEEDKKEEKEKEKKEEKPVKPLPPPKPQISIEDLKEKNKTTLTAFILIAIVTGLFGLMAVGALSLFRSEPVQVQEVVEAESMLKDAMSPFPEVQFSYNKANNTILLIGHVLTDNQKKQLLYNLQGLSFIKNIDDSGIIIDELVWRDINPMIARNPKWRGISIQATTPGNFQITGYLKSRKDLEELTEYLSSNFVYLDNLENKVFVEEDVVSSLKTRLQAQGIKNLRIELSNGDLSIRGALPQGKQAEFKEIITEYSKLPGIRSFQDFVTESEPERSMIDVTDRYEVSGISRSGGANLSVVVDGRILSKGDILDGMRVTEITPKAILLEKDGVKYRIELR encoded by the coding sequence ATGGCTAAACTTGTTGCAGAAGAAGGAAATCTGAAAGGGCTAATTCTCTCTTTAGAGAATGGTAAGGAGTGGGTGATCGGAAGAGATCCCGACACCTGCCAGCTTCTCATCGAAGATCCCGTTGCTTCGCGCAAGCACCTCATCGTGAGGGAAACAGACGAAGGGATATTTGTTGAGAACCTAAGCTCGACCAATCCGGTTGAAATCAACCAGGAAGAGGTCAAAGAACCCAGACTCTTAAAACACGGCGACACAGTAAAAATCGGAAGCGGCCTCTATCGTTTCTACATGGACACCGAAGCAATGGTCTACCCAGAATCTAATGATATAAGCAGCCAAGGTGCCGGCTTAGAAAAGCAAGCCAAACCGGAGGAAGAAGCGATGACAAATCCAAGCAACCAGTCGGACATCAATCCTGAAGGCGCACTCACAGACAGCGCGGCCACCTCCCTAGCCGGCGATCCGAAGGAAGGAGAGGCATACAATGCCGAAGAGGGCCTCAAGCACGACACCATTTTCGATGACAAATCAGAAGAAGAGGTGCTCGCAGCGATCGACTTCGACATTGTCGAAACAGGAAAATGGCTCCTCAAAGTAATTTCCGGCCCCAACAACGGTGCCGAATTCAACATGCAGACAGGAAAAACCTATATCGTCGGCACCGATGCCCAATCAGCGGACATCATCTTCCACGATACCAGTGTTTCGAGGCAGCATGCCAAAATCAGAGTCGCCGATGACGACTCCCTCTCAATAGAAGATATGGGCAGTAAAAACGGGACTTTGGTCGACGGAGCTAAGCTGCAAGCGAAAGGACCCCTCTCCCCCAATTCGGTCGTGACCCTTGGAACGACCTCGTTTGTCATCTTCGATCGAGAAGGAGAAATGCAAACAATCATCTCTCCTCTGCTTCCTTCGATTGTGAAGATGTTGCAGAAGGAAGAAGATAAAAAAGAAGAGAAGGAAAAAGAGAAGAAAGAGGAAAAGCCGGTCAAACCGCTTCCTCCACCCAAACCTCAAATTTCCATCGAGGACTTGAAGGAAAAAAATAAAACGACTCTGACGGCCTTTATCCTGATCGCAATTGTAACCGGCCTCTTCGGCCTGATGGCTGTAGGCGCCCTCTCCCTCTTTAGGAGCGAGCCTGTACAGGTGCAGGAAGTGGTGGAAGCCGAATCGATGCTGAAAGACGCCATGTCGCCCTTCCCCGAAGTGCAATTCTCCTATAACAAGGCAAACAACACGATACTCCTGATCGGACACGTCCTCACCGACAACCAAAAAAAGCAGCTTCTCTATAATTTACAGGGCCTCTCGTTCATTAAGAATATTGACGACTCCGGTATTATTATCGACGAGCTCGTCTGGCGGGACATCAACCCGATGATCGCAAGAAATCCGAAATGGCGCGGCATCAGCATCCAGGCAACAACACCCGGGAACTTCCAGATCACCGGCTACTTGAAATCGCGCAAAGATTTAGAGGAACTGACCGAATACTTAAGTTCCAACTTTGTCTACCTGGACAACTTGGAAAATAAGGTCTTTGTCGAGGAGGATGTCGTGAGCTCTTTGAAGACGAGACTTCAGGCTCAGGGAATTAAAAACCTACGTATCGAACTCTCCAACGGCGATCTCTCCATCAGGGGCGCTCTCCCCCAAGGAAAGCAGGCTGAGTTCAAAGAAATCATTACCGAATACTCCAAGCTCCCCGGTATCCGCTCATTCCAGGATTTCGTGACCGAATCGGAGCCGGAACGCTCGATGATCGATGTGACCGACCGCTATGAGGTCTCCGGGATCTCAAGGAGCGGGGGTGCAAACTTAAGCGTTGTCGTCGATGGCCGCATCCTCTCGAAAGGCGATATTTTAGATGGCATGCGCGTTACAGAGATCACACCCAAAGCGATCTTGCTAGAGAAAGATGGGGTGAAATACCGTATTGAACTACGCTAA
- a CDS encoding type III secretion system chaperone: MAKIDQLMKNFSKEIGADPPIQANVPGVYGFSVGDGISVSVVDKGGEVTVSTAFGPLPRQEQEKFYTTLMSADLFFQDTDRSTLGIDEKGEKLVIKKVINHEMDDKQFADEMEDFLNTVDFWKSKIQEFR, encoded by the coding sequence ATGGCAAAAATCGACCAGCTGATGAAAAACTTCAGTAAAGAGATCGGCGCAGACCCCCCCATTCAGGCTAACGTGCCGGGTGTTTATGGATTTTCTGTAGGAGATGGCATTTCTGTCTCCGTAGTGGATAAAGGCGGCGAGGTAACGGTCTCGACTGCCTTCGGCCCCCTCCCCCGGCAAGAACAGGAAAAATTCTACACCACCCTCATGTCCGCTGATCTTTTTTTCCAAGACACCGACCGCTCCACTCTGGGTATTGATGAGAAAGGAGAGAAGCTCGTGATCAAAAAAGTGATCAACCACGAAATGGACGACAAGCAGTTCGCAGATGAGATGGAAGATTTCCTGAATACGGTGGACTTCTGGAAAAGCAAAATTCAGGAGTTCCGTTAA
- a CDS encoding SycD/LcrH family type III secretion system chaperone, which yields MAKVEEIIQVIIQDAGITIDPETLKERTEFLREYLQVFEDAEPKDLFPSIAETEKMIDDLVTKNGGNLSAKEIEEQKKVMKKIFIDGKAPAEAMGIDAKTTEMIYSEAGRLYNAGRYQDALGFFRVLDLIMPNVPKFMFGIAACYQMLKKNSEAAGWYIKCSYFDKESPIPYYHMSDCFLKLKNYGAALAALRMVLQRAKGDPKFEKICGKCKLMMEDAKKRLNETPPEGAKKEAGQE from the coding sequence ATGGCAAAGGTTGAAGAGATTATTCAGGTGATTATTCAGGATGCAGGCATCACAATAGACCCTGAGACGCTCAAAGAGAGAACAGAGTTTTTGCGCGAATACCTCCAGGTATTTGAAGATGCGGAGCCGAAAGACCTTTTTCCGAGCATAGCCGAGACAGAGAAAATGATCGATGATCTCGTCACAAAAAACGGAGGCAACCTCTCCGCGAAAGAGATAGAAGAACAGAAAAAAGTGATGAAGAAAATCTTCATCGATGGAAAAGCCCCGGCTGAAGCGATGGGCATCGACGCCAAGACAACCGAGATGATCTATAGCGAGGCCGGTCGCCTATATAATGCAGGCCGCTATCAAGATGCTCTCGGATTTTTCCGCGTTCTTGATCTTATTATGCCGAATGTACCCAAATTCATGTTTGGCATCGCCGCCTGCTACCAGATGCTCAAAAAAAACAGCGAAGCTGCCGGATGGTACATCAAGTGCTCCTACTTCGATAAAGAGTCTCCGATACCCTATTACCATATGTCCGATTGCTTCCTGAAACTGAAAAACTACGGAGCCGCATTAGCTGCACTCCGCATGGTATTGCAAAGAGCCAAGGGCGATCCGAAGTTCGAAAAGATCTGCGGCAAGTGCAAACTGATGATGGAAGACGCCAAAAAGCGCCTCAACGAAACGCCCCCGGAAGGCGCCAAAAAAGAGGCCGGACAAGAATAA
- a CDS encoding SycD/LcrH family type III secretion system chaperone, with translation MAGDEQMSKIAQQLGDKVQKETSGAAGQVAKKMSSAGMMPKELLGLTDSMVEGIYGQAYRLYNTGKYREAGQLFRLLVMLSSTEAKYAMGLAACLHMTKDFKAAIEAYMLCSVIDPASPVPHYHASDCYLQMKDRLSAIISLELASRACGEKPEFKTLKDRAQMTIQSLKKEVEHDRANPPAEGAGKEDKK, from the coding sequence ATGGCGGGCGACGAGCAAATGAGTAAGATAGCTCAACAGCTTGGAGACAAAGTCCAAAAAGAGACGAGCGGTGCAGCCGGACAGGTTGCCAAGAAGATGTCAAGCGCAGGGATGATGCCAAAGGAACTCCTTGGATTGACAGATTCGATGGTTGAAGGAATCTACGGACAGGCTTACCGCCTGTATAACACCGGCAAATACCGCGAGGCCGGCCAGCTGTTCAGACTGCTTGTGATGCTAAGTTCCACGGAGGCAAAATACGCCATGGGGCTGGCAGCGTGCCTTCATATGACAAAAGACTTCAAGGCGGCAATTGAAGCCTACATGCTCTGTTCGGTCATCGACCCGGCAAGCCCGGTTCCCCATTATCACGCCTCGGACTGTTACCTGCAGATGAAAGACCGCTTGAGCGCTATCATCTCCCTTGAGCTCGCATCGCGCGCCTGCGGCGAGAAACCGGAATTTAAAACGCTGAAAGACAGAGCTCAGATGACCATCCAGAGCCTTAAGAAAGAGGTTGAACACGACAGAGCCAATCCGCCAGCGGAAGGCGCAGGCAAGGAAGATAAAAAATAG